A genomic window from Sphingobacterium spiritivorum includes:
- a CDS encoding TonB dependent receptor: MKNLYRLLLIIPLIIGISQHTFAQINISGKIRNSTDSPVSSAVVTLYQGKGAGKMITAGATDENGEFQLTSDKGSYLLKVTFLQDLLYQKEITVEKQLDLGLITVEKDGKSKELAEVEIRKYKPTVVFRNGKLEFSPSVVETGSVLEIMKIAPTVQIQEEQINLLGKTGTEIRINGRKIHMSGEQLTSYLATLSANMLEKLEIVHNPGAEYDADAKGGVINIVLKELKEKGINASTYVTQTKSKYANTSLGGNFNMLTGKWQTWGSMGVDKGKNWTYGTNDIFYTSGLWQDKNEQITHQKSLSATAGIEFVPDSSNAINASFSYYKGPSTGEEYNQSFIYNVKKILDSTLRTIGTNPQDYSNFSYNVNYVHTFGKSNRKLTFDYAQVSTLFDREQDFTNSVIKDGNATQMQRFFSGNNQNVAVQTANLALDLPNNIVNMNVGGKLIFNKNQNETSFYEFVNNNWDASKDKFDNFKYKERIQALYFQGNKTIGKWEFQGGLRMEATRTEGSSLANGQITKRNYTKFFPSFSASFNKDENNTFNLSYGKKIQRPEFSWVNPFAWYTNAYEYSHGNPSLQPYFSNDLTFMYVLKQKWTFYASYYSTRNVYAEYMKIDTTTGKRESRVDNFVNQDILSLYASTDFNLWKRWKMSPELAFQAHKRGSDLALIDDTSGFNVTAGLYQQIQVLPDNKLVLTLNSSYSSPSNASVLETKARFVQHAGITYQAVKDTLQISLNGNDLFKSAAFQYDAYVNDIRRTRYKYSNSQQVSMTVRYNFKKGKKREINRSNANDDEMRRAG; encoded by the coding sequence ATGAAAAATCTCTACCGGTTATTGTTAATAATCCCCTTAATTATAGGCATTTCGCAACACACATTTGCACAGATTAATATTTCCGGTAAAATCCGGAATTCCACTGATTCTCCTGTTTCATCGGCTGTAGTAACGTTGTATCAAGGCAAAGGTGCCGGTAAAATGATCACAGCAGGAGCCACAGATGAAAATGGAGAATTCCAGCTTACGTCAGATAAGGGTTCTTATTTGCTGAAAGTTACTTTTTTACAAGACCTTCTTTATCAAAAAGAAATAACAGTCGAAAAACAACTTGATCTGGGCCTGATCACAGTCGAAAAAGATGGTAAATCTAAAGAGCTGGCTGAAGTAGAGATCAGAAAGTACAAACCAACTGTCGTTTTCAGAAACGGGAAATTAGAATTTAGCCCCAGCGTAGTTGAAACGGGTTCGGTACTGGAGATAATGAAGATTGCTCCTACCGTACAGATACAGGAAGAACAGATCAATCTGCTTGGGAAAACGGGAACAGAAATTCGCATAAACGGCAGAAAAATACATATGAGCGGAGAACAACTGACCTCTTATCTCGCCACTCTTTCAGCTAATATGCTCGAAAAACTTGAAATTGTGCACAATCCAGGGGCGGAATACGATGCTGATGCCAAAGGAGGAGTTATCAATATTGTATTAAAAGAGTTAAAAGAAAAGGGAATTAATGCCTCCACCTATGTGACCCAGACGAAGTCCAAATATGCAAACACTTCATTAGGAGGTAATTTTAATATGTTAACCGGAAAGTGGCAGACCTGGGGATCTATGGGAGTAGATAAAGGAAAAAACTGGACTTACGGCACCAATGACATTTTCTATACTTCGGGACTATGGCAGGACAAAAATGAACAGATAACCCATCAAAAAAGTCTGTCCGCTACTGCCGGAATCGAGTTTGTACCCGATTCCAGTAACGCCATCAATGCCTCATTTTCTTATTATAAAGGCCCTTCGACAGGAGAAGAATATAATCAGTCCTTTATCTATAATGTCAAGAAGATACTGGATTCGACCCTACGAACTATAGGAACGAATCCTCAGGATTACAGCAACTTTTCCTATAATGTGAATTACGTACATACATTCGGCAAGAGCAACAGAAAACTGACATTTGATTATGCGCAGGTATCTACGCTGTTTGACAGGGAGCAGGATTTTACAAATTCGGTTATAAAAGATGGAAACGCTACACAAATGCAACGCTTCTTTTCCGGAAACAATCAAAATGTGGCTGTTCAGACAGCCAATCTTGCTCTGGATCTACCTAACAATATTGTAAATATGAATGTCGGAGGGAAGCTTATCTTCAACAAAAATCAGAATGAGACTTCGTTTTATGAGTTTGTAAATAACAACTGGGATGCCAGTAAAGATAAGTTTGACAACTTCAAGTATAAAGAACGTATTCAGGCGCTATACTTTCAGGGAAATAAAACTATTGGCAAGTGGGAGTTTCAGGGAGGACTTCGCATGGAAGCTACCCGGACAGAAGGTAGCAGCCTTGCTAACGGACAGATCACAAAAAGGAATTATACAAAATTCTTTCCCTCCTTCAGCGCATCATTCAATAAGGATGAGAACAATACGTTCAACCTGTCCTATGGTAAAAAGATCCAGCGGCCAGAGTTTTCATGGGTCAATCCGTTTGCATGGTATACCAATGCATACGAATATTCACACGGAAACCCTTCTCTGCAACCTTATTTCAGCAATGACCTGACCTTTATGTATGTACTCAAGCAAAAGTGGACATTTTATGCCAGCTATTATTCTACACGCAATGTCTATGCTGAATATATGAAAATCGATACTACAACCGGAAAGCGTGAAAGCAGAGTAGATAATTTTGTAAATCAGGATATTCTCAGTCTGTATGCAAGTACTGATTTTAATCTTTGGAAAAGATGGAAAATGTCCCCGGAGTTAGCTTTTCAGGCACATAAAAGAGGTTCGGATCTGGCATTGATCGATGATACGAGCGGCTTTAACGTAACTGCCGGTCTGTACCAACAGATTCAGGTATTGCCAGACAACAAACTGGTGCTGACTTTAAATTCATCTTACAGCTCGCCCAGCAATGCCAGTGTACTGGAGACCAAAGCCAGATTTGTACAGCATGCAGGCATCACGTATCAGGCTGTCAAAGACACCCTGCAGATTTCACTCAACGGGAATGACCTGTTCAAATCCGCAGCTTTCCAGTATGATGCCTACGTGAATGATATTCGCCGTACACGGTACAAGTATTCCAATAGCCAGCAGGTCAGCATGACTGTCCGCTATAATTTCAAAAAAGGTAAAAAGCGGGAAATAAACAGATCCAATGCAAACGATGATGAAATGCGTCGGGCAGGATAA
- a CDS encoding UDP-N-acetylmuramoyl-tripeptide--D-alanyl-D-alanine ligase → MTIEALYDLYLQHPYVSTDTRNILPGSLFFALKGANFNGNSFADQALQTGASYVIIDEASYAKDGRYILVDNVLESLQKLANHHRKTLSIPVIGVTGTNGKTTTKELLHATLSQKFKTYATKGNLNNHIGVPLTLLSVDSTIQIAVIEMGANHLKEIAFLCDIAEPTHGLISNVGKAHLEGFGSFEGVKKTKGELYDYLQNHNGTLFLQADNPHLNEMAATRKISEVVTYGFAETNDVIGKLLKADPLLQIEWKEKDKPDSYTVHTQLTGSYNTENFLAAIAVGLYFGVSAEQINTGIERYTPKNNRSQVTKTEHNTIIADYYNANASSMAAALDNIEVIDASRKVIILGDMFEMGDESDAEHEKVVQRAKSIGADRLIFVGKAFKKQAYLEAEFYETSEEAKQALIDRPVINSTILLKASRGMAFEHLMDVL, encoded by the coding sequence ATGACTATTGAAGCGCTATACGATTTATATTTACAACATCCATACGTATCTACAGATACCCGTAATATTTTGCCGGGCAGTCTGTTTTTTGCGCTTAAAGGAGCTAATTTCAATGGAAACAGCTTTGCCGATCAGGCCTTACAAACCGGAGCGAGTTATGTGATTATTGATGAGGCTTCATATGCCAAAGATGGCCGTTATATTTTGGTAGATAATGTTTTGGAAAGTCTCCAGAAGCTTGCTAATCATCATCGTAAGACGTTGAGTATTCCGGTTATAGGTGTGACAGGAACAAATGGTAAGACGACCACCAAAGAACTGTTGCATGCTACATTATCGCAGAAATTCAAGACGTATGCGACAAAAGGCAATCTGAATAACCATATCGGTGTTCCGCTGACTTTATTATCTGTTGATTCGACTATACAAATTGCAGTAATAGAGATGGGAGCAAATCACCTCAAAGAAATAGCTTTCTTATGTGATATTGCAGAGCCGACACATGGTCTGATCTCCAATGTAGGAAAAGCGCATCTGGAAGGTTTTGGCTCGTTTGAGGGGGTAAAGAAAACAAAAGGCGAATTGTATGACTATTTGCAGAACCATAATGGTACGTTGTTTCTGCAGGCAGATAACCCACATCTGAATGAGATGGCTGCGACGCGTAAAATAAGCGAAGTAGTGACTTATGGATTTGCCGAAACAAATGATGTAATCGGCAAATTGCTAAAAGCGGACCCGCTTCTGCAGATCGAATGGAAGGAAAAAGATAAGCCCGACTCTTATACTGTCCACACACAATTAACGGGATCCTATAATACAGAAAATTTTTTAGCAGCAATAGCTGTAGGACTATACTTTGGTGTCAGTGCGGAGCAAATCAATACCGGAATTGAGCGTTACACTCCTAAAAATAACCGTTCGCAGGTTACAAAGACAGAGCATAATACCATTATAGCAGATTATTATAATGCAAATGCCAGCAGTATGGCTGCAGCTCTGGATAATATTGAAGTGATTGATGCTTCCCGCAAAGTGATCATATTGGGAGATATGTTTGAGATGGGGGATGAGTCTGATGCAGAACATGAAAAGGTGGTGCAACGGGCAAAATCTATTGGAGCAGATCGTTTAATTTTTGTCGGAAAGGCATTCAAAAAACAAGCGTATCTTGAAGCGGAGTTTTATGAAACCTCCGAAGAGGCAAAGCAGGCGTTGATTGACCGGCCGGTAATCAATAGTACAATACTGTTAAAAGCGTCCAGAGGAATGGCATTTGAACATTTGATGGATGTATTATAA